A genome region from Hippopotamus amphibius kiboko isolate mHipAmp2 chromosome 1, mHipAmp2.hap2, whole genome shotgun sequence includes the following:
- the LOC130838337 gene encoding putative HLA class I histocompatibility antigen, alpha chain H, with the protein MYGCDVGPDRQLLHGYEQFAYDGADFIALNEDLRSWTAADMVAQITKRKWEDSGEAERDRNYLKGTCMEWLSRHLETGKDTLQRADPPKTHVTRYPISDLEVALRCWTLDFYPAEITLTWQHDGEDLTQDTELVETRPAADGSFQKWAAVVVPSGEEQRYTCHVQHEGLPEPITLRWEPPQPSVPITGIIAGLVLCVATGAVIWRKKRSGREGGSYAQAASSNRAQSCDVNITVPHVEIPSPLHCVRT; encoded by the exons ATGTACGGCTGCGATGTGGGGCCGGACCGACAGCTCCTCCATGGGTATGAACAATTCGCCTACGATGGCGCGGATTTCATCGCCCTGAATGAGGACCTGCGCTCCTGGACCGCGGCGGACATGGTGGCTCAGATCACCAAGCGCAAATGGGAGGACTCCGGTGAGGCAGAACGCGACAGGAACTACCTGAAGGGCACGTGCATGGAGTGGCTCAGCAGACACCTGGAAACCGGGAAGGACACGCTGCAGCGCGCAGACCCTCCAAAGACACATGTGACCCGCTACCCCATCTCTGACCTTGAGGTTGCCCTGAGGTGCTGGACCCTGGACTTCTACCCTGCAGAGATCACACTGACCTGGCAACATGACGGGGAGGATCTGACCCAGGACACAGAGCTTGTGGAGACCAGGCCTGCAGCGGATGGATCCTTCCAGAAGTGGGCAGCTGTGGTGGTGCCTTCTGGAGAGGAGCAGAGATACACATGCCATGTGCAGCACGAGGGGCTGCCTGAGCCCATCACCCTGAGATGGGAACCTCCTCAGCCCTCTGTCCCCATCACGGGCATCATTGCTGGCCTGGTTCTCTGTGTGGCCACTGGAGCTGTGATCTGGAGAAAGAAGCGCTctggcagagaaggagggagcTATGCTCAGGCTGCCAGCAGCAACAGGGCCCAGAGCTGTGATGTT aatatcacagtgcCTCACGTAGAGATCCCTAGCCCTTTACATTGTGTGAGGACATAG